In Gimesia sp., a single genomic region encodes these proteins:
- a CDS encoding NIPSNAP family protein, which produces MQQNRIKRRSLLAGILVTVVALGLGQPVTAAEQQSQEYYELRTYRIANEQNQQVVSDYLEQALLPALNRAGIKKVGVFKEIDAKDDYSLYMLIPFQSLNQLASLNDKLETDKAYHAAAASYFAIPKKDAPYSRIESRLMKAFKGMPNLETPKGKGPNLFELRTYESHNANLARLKVDMFNSGEIDIMRDVLLAPVFYGEMLIGDDVPNLTYMLSAPNREAHDKHWEGFRKHPEWDRMKKMDKYKGTVSKITNWYLEPLPYSEIQ; this is translated from the coding sequence ATGCAACAGAATCGAATTAAGCGACGCAGCCTGCTGGCAGGTATTTTGGTAACTGTTGTTGCCCTGGGACTGGGCCAGCCCGTGACCGCAGCAGAGCAGCAGAGTCAGGAATACTATGAACTGCGAACCTACCGCATTGCGAATGAGCAGAATCAGCAGGTGGTCAGTGACTACCTGGAACAGGCCCTGTTGCCGGCGCTGAATCGCGCGGGGATCAAGAAGGTGGGCGTGTTCAAAGAAATCGATGCCAAAGATGACTATTCCCTCTACATGCTGATTCCCTTTCAATCCCTGAATCAGCTGGCCAGCCTGAATGATAAACTGGAGACTGACAAAGCCTATCACGCAGCAGCCGCATCCTACTTCGCTATTCCTAAAAAAGATGCCCCCTACAGTCGGATTGAAAGTCGCCTGATGAAAGCCTTTAAAGGGATGCCGAATCTGGAAACCCCGAAAGGAAAAGGCCCCAACCTATTCGAACTGCGGACCTACGAAAGTCACAATGCGAATCTGGCCCGGCTGAAAGTAGATATGTTCAACTCGGGCGAGATTGACATCATGCGAGACGTACTGCTCGCTCCGGTTTTCTACGGCGAGATGCTGATCGGCGATGATGTACCCAACCTGACCTATATGCTTTCCGCCCCAAACCGGGAGGCACATGACAAACACTGGGAAGGATTCCGCAAGCATCCCGAGTGGGACCGTATGAAAAAGATGGACAAATACAAGGGAACTGTATCCAAGATCACAAACTGGTATCTGGAACCACTGCCTTACTCCGAGATCCAGTAA
- a CDS encoding CocE/NonD family hydrolase codes for MRKLAPACLWMILCLVLCPALFAQEAPPLKFEKGVTEKHVMIPMRDGVKLSAYLYIPQGKGPWPVLMEQRYASLRGKGSRLSFAEMAGHDYVVCAVNYRGSQQSEGTWVGYRDLQWGEKQDGYDVVEWLAKQPWSTGKIGTFGSSQGGYAQNYLAVTQPPHLVCQFMIDTGLSLYHEGYFIGGAAKPNRFKGMDAVCRVAAHNRALMEEWFSHPDYDEYWQAEDCTLHFDKMNVPCFTVGSWYDFMCVGSIQSYIGRQHKGGPNSRGHQKLYIGPWLHGRFNKVNKVGDMLYPENANFDMMAEMIRWFDHYLKGKRNEIEIDPNVRYYVMGAVGEPGAPGNVWRSTNDWPVPVEETPYYLHQDGKLSTSQPTSADSFTQLIADPLNPEKIEGRGFPGARDARVVEEQENVLTFTTDTLTEAVEWTGNVKAELLVSSSAKDTDFIVRVSDVYPDGRSILIIDMIRRARYRDGFEQQKFMEPGEVYKVGFNVGWLSQIFNKGHKIRVTVCSTGAPFYEPNPNTGEPITIEFPEKVVVAKNKIHHSSGQASRILAPVKP; via the coding sequence ATGCGAAAACTGGCCCCTGCCTGCCTGTGGATGATTTTATGCCTCGTTCTCTGTCCTGCCTTGTTCGCGCAGGAAGCCCCGCCACTCAAATTTGAAAAAGGGGTCACTGAAAAACATGTCATGATCCCCATGCGGGATGGCGTCAAGCTCTCCGCCTACCTCTATATTCCTCAGGGTAAAGGCCCCTGGCCGGTTTTGATGGAACAGCGCTACGCCAGCCTGAGAGGCAAGGGGTCGCGGCTCTCATTCGCGGAAATGGCCGGACATGATTATGTGGTCTGTGCAGTCAACTACCGGGGTTCCCAGCAATCTGAAGGCACCTGGGTCGGCTACCGGGACCTGCAATGGGGTGAAAAGCAGGATGGCTACGATGTCGTTGAATGGCTGGCTAAACAACCCTGGTCGACTGGCAAGATCGGTACGTTCGGCAGCTCCCAGGGGGGCTATGCACAGAACTATCTGGCAGTGACACAACCGCCCCATCTGGTCTGTCAGTTCATGATCGATACGGGGCTCAGTCTGTATCATGAGGGTTATTTCATTGGTGGTGCAGCAAAACCAAATCGATTCAAGGGTATGGATGCTGTCTGCCGCGTGGCTGCTCACAACCGGGCTCTGATGGAAGAATGGTTTTCGCATCCCGATTACGACGAATACTGGCAGGCAGAAGACTGTACCCTGCATTTTGATAAGATGAACGTCCCCTGCTTTACTGTAGGCAGCTGGTACGACTTTATGTGCGTCGGCTCGATCCAGAGCTACATTGGACGCCAGCATAAAGGGGGACCGAATTCCCGCGGTCATCAGAAACTGTATATCGGGCCCTGGTTGCACGGCCGGTTCAATAAGGTCAATAAAGTCGGCGACATGCTCTACCCGGAGAATGCGAACTTCGACATGATGGCCGAGATGATCCGCTGGTTCGATCACTACCTGAAGGGAAAGCGGAACGAGATCGAAATTGATCCCAATGTCCGTTACTACGTGATGGGAGCGGTCGGTGAGCCGGGGGCACCAGGTAATGTCTGGCGGTCGACCAACGACTGGCCGGTACCCGTCGAAGAAACTCCTTACTACCTGCACCAAGATGGCAAACTGTCGACCTCTCAGCCGACGTCAGCAGACTCGTTTACCCAGTTGATTGCAGATCCATTGAACCCGGAAAAAATTGAAGGCCGGGGCTTCCCCGGTGCCCGCGATGCCCGTGTTGTTGAAGAGCAGGAAAATGTACTGACCTTCACGACCGACACACTGACCGAAGCTGTCGAATGGACCGGAAATGTGAAGGCTGAGCTGCTGGTCTCATCCTCGGCCAAAGATACCGACTTCATTGTCCGCGTCAGCGATGTCTATCCGGACGGGCGTTCGATTCTGATCATTGATATGATCCGTCGCGCCCGCTACCGGGATGGTTTCGAACAACAGAAATTCATGGAACCGGGAGAGGTTTACAAGGTCGGCTTCAATGTGGGCTGGCTGAGTCAGATCTTCAACAAAGGGCATAAAATTCGGGTGACCGTCTGTTCGACAGGAGCCCCATTCTATGAGCCGAACCCCAATACGGGAGAGCCGATTACAATCGAGTTTCCCGAGAAAGTGGTCGTCGCCAAAAACAAAATTCATCACAGCAGCGGACAGGCATCTCGTATTCTGGCACCTGTGAAACCTTGA
- the mgtE gene encoding magnesium transporter has product MNDSQPLSESTHIELPDVWDQLDEIVKAGESAAAINFLNALPPGEEARILAQLSLDEQQAFLKLLDGEHAAWLMETLPELQAAQLLSSLSPEQAAHIVDEMNSDEQVDLLDQLPEEQSEKILKVMNPEEAENVRFLSKYTSLCAGGLMITELLSFEESQTVDDVVSDLRQNAERYAEYNVQYIYVINQDLQLVGVLRLRDLLMAPPGKRLSNLMIPSPLCVPDSTSLQELQHFFDSHPLFGLPVVDEANVLVGVVRREDVEEAGEEQAGKTFLRFAGIMGGEELRSLPLKIRSARRLSWLSINIVLNIVAASVIAMYEDTLSSVIALAVFLPIVSDMSGCTGNQAIAVSTRELVLGVIRPRDWIYVFKKEFALGMVNGLALGLLLGIVAYIWKGNAYLGLVIGGALAANTLMAVCLGALIPMVLKGFKLDPALASGPILTTITDMCGFFLVLSLAQAFLPLLT; this is encoded by the coding sequence ATGAACGACTCACAGCCGCTCAGCGAATCGACACATATCGAACTGCCTGACGTCTGGGATCAGCTGGATGAGATCGTCAAAGCTGGTGAATCCGCAGCGGCGATCAACTTTCTGAATGCGCTGCCCCCTGGGGAAGAAGCGCGTATTCTGGCACAGCTCTCCCTTGATGAACAGCAGGCGTTTTTGAAACTGCTGGATGGCGAACATGCCGCCTGGTTGATGGAGACGCTGCCAGAACTGCAGGCAGCACAGTTGCTCTCGTCCCTGTCGCCTGAACAGGCCGCTCATATTGTTGATGAAATGAACAGTGACGAGCAGGTCGACCTCCTGGATCAACTACCCGAGGAACAATCGGAAAAGATTCTGAAAGTCATGAATCCGGAAGAAGCGGAAAACGTCCGCTTCCTTTCGAAATATACCAGTCTCTGTGCCGGCGGTCTGATGATCACCGAGCTGCTCTCCTTTGAAGAGTCGCAAACGGTTGACGATGTGGTATCCGACCTCCGTCAGAATGCCGAACGATACGCCGAATATAATGTGCAGTACATTTACGTCATCAATCAGGACCTGCAACTGGTCGGTGTACTACGCCTGCGGGACCTGCTGATGGCGCCACCAGGTAAACGTCTTTCCAACCTGATGATTCCCAGCCCACTCTGTGTGCCTGACTCCACGAGTCTGCAGGAGTTACAGCACTTCTTTGATTCACACCCGCTGTTCGGTCTGCCAGTTGTCGACGAAGCCAATGTACTGGTCGGCGTCGTCCGACGGGAAGATGTGGAAGAGGCTGGGGAAGAACAGGCCGGTAAGACCTTTCTGCGATTTGCAGGGATTATGGGTGGGGAAGAACTCCGCAGTCTGCCACTCAAGATTCGCAGTGCCCGGCGTCTGTCATGGTTGAGCATCAACATTGTGCTGAATATTGTTGCCGCCAGTGTGATTGCCATGTATGAAGATACACTTTCCAGTGTCATCGCTCTGGCAGTGTTCCTGCCGATTGTTTCCGACATGAGTGGCTGCACAGGTAACCAGGCGATCGCGGTAAGTACGCGAGAACTGGTCCTGGGTGTGATTCGACCGCGCGACTGGATATACGTATTCAAAAAAGAATTCGCATTAGGTATGGTCAACGGCCTGGCCCTCGGGTTGCTGTTGGGCATCGTCGCCTATATCTGGAAAGGGAATGCTTATCTGGGCCTGGTAATCGGTGGCGCCCTGGCCGCGAACACCCTCATGGCAGTCTGTCTGGGTGCCCTGATTCCGATGGTTCTCAAAGGATTCAAACTCGACCCCGCCCTGGCCTCAGGTCCGATCCTGACTACCATCACCGACATGTGCGGATTCTTCCTGGTGCTCTCTTTAGCCCAGGCATTTCTGCCTTTGCTGACGTGA
- a CDS encoding RNA polymerase sigma factor, with translation MPDKQANNWSAEIEAVYLREGRELWALLYAQCSDSDRAYDALQEAFVRLHSQEVESIRNIRAWVLTVAQNWLRDYARRQNHAAKPADFLDNIVGKPADPSEDLQRNETNSRIRLALQQLRSEDREVLVLRYALGWSSKRMSIALNTSTSAIDMRLSRARKRLCEELEKVGIDHETV, from the coding sequence ATGCCTGATAAGCAGGCCAATAACTGGTCGGCAGAGATTGAGGCGGTCTATTTGCGTGAAGGACGAGAACTTTGGGCTTTATTATATGCCCAGTGTTCCGATTCGGATCGCGCATATGACGCGCTGCAGGAGGCATTCGTGCGTTTACATAGCCAAGAAGTAGAGTCAATTCGAAATATCCGGGCCTGGGTTTTGACTGTTGCTCAAAACTGGTTGCGTGACTATGCACGAAGGCAGAATCATGCAGCTAAGCCCGCAGATTTTTTGGACAATATTGTGGGAAAACCTGCAGACCCGTCAGAGGATCTGCAGAGAAATGAGACTAACAGCCGAATCCGGCTAGCACTTCAACAACTTCGATCCGAGGACCGCGAGGTTCTCGTACTTCGTTATGCACTAGGATGGTCATCAAAACGAATGTCAATTGCTCTGAATACATCAACTTCAGCAATCGACATGAGGCTTTCTCGCGCCAGAAAGCGCCTTTGTGAAGAGTTGGAAAAAGTGGGGATTGATCATGAAACCGTATGA
- a CDS encoding cation-translocating P-type ATPase, with amino-acid sequence MNSADHTSPAWYLLDDNAAADRLHSPEQGLTSAEVESRQVEYGLNELVEKQRKSIWMMFLDQFKDFMILVLIAAAVVSGIIGEPADTIAITVIVLLNAILGFVQEYRAEKAMAALKKMAAPSANVMRGGKITTLPVNQLVPGDRVMLEAGNIVPADMRLTEAVQLQIDEAALTGESLAVEKQTGQLSEEELPLGDRKNLAFKGTLITKGHGQGIVTETGMQTQLGQIAALLQDQDQGRTPLQKRLATFGQKLAYAIFAICIIVFVAGLLRGEPPLLMLLTAISLAVAAIPEALPAVITISLALGARKLVKQQALIRKLPAVETLGSVSYICTDKTGTLTQNRMTVEQVYLDSQIRSTDELPKTESGSTTSQSLADKPHAELLLSALSLCNDTRLDGEDEVVGDPTETALFELAREKGFLRDALESAFPRLAEIPFDAERKLMTTFHPWSDGKVVSITKGAAEEIVARATHLQVKEGLTDIDQSQVMQHTEQIAGEGLRTLGFALRIWDAVPESLIPEEIEADLTLVGLVGMLDPPRPEAAESVALCQTAGIHPVMITGDHPLTAAVIARRVGIIDEEETESVITGKELQPLTLEELEARVEKIRVYARVSPQQKLKIVQALQNRGHFVAMTGDGVNDAPALKRADIGVAMGITGTDVSKEAAHMILLDDNFSTIVKTVREGRRIFDNIRKFIKYTMTSNLGEIWTIFLAPLLGLPIPLLPIHILWINLVTDGIPGLALTAEPGEKNLMQRSPRHPQESIFAHGLGAHIIWVGLLMGAVSLFTQAWFIDRSPEHWQTMVFTVLCLSQMGHVLAIRSERESFFSQGPLSNKPLFGAVLLTFTLQMATIYIPILNEVFKTAPLTAAELGITLALSSIVFIAVEVEKTFKRKKSSH; translated from the coding sequence ATGAACTCTGCAGACCACACCTCACCCGCCTGGTATCTGCTTGATGACAATGCTGCGGCAGACCGACTGCATTCCCCTGAGCAGGGATTGACTTCTGCGGAGGTCGAATCCCGCCAGGTCGAGTACGGTCTGAATGAACTCGTTGAAAAACAACGAAAATCAATCTGGATGATGTTTCTGGACCAGTTCAAAGATTTCATGATTCTGGTCCTGATCGCGGCTGCAGTCGTTTCCGGGATCATCGGCGAGCCAGCCGATACGATCGCCATCACCGTGATTGTATTACTGAATGCGATCCTCGGGTTCGTACAGGAATATCGGGCCGAAAAAGCAATGGCGGCACTGAAGAAGATGGCCGCCCCTTCCGCCAATGTGATGCGCGGAGGAAAAATCACAACGCTGCCGGTCAATCAACTGGTTCCTGGAGACCGCGTCATGCTTGAAGCGGGGAACATTGTCCCTGCCGATATGAGACTGACGGAAGCGGTCCAACTGCAGATCGATGAAGCAGCTTTGACTGGGGAATCACTGGCGGTAGAGAAACAGACCGGCCAGCTTAGCGAAGAGGAACTTCCTCTCGGTGATCGAAAAAATCTTGCTTTTAAAGGAACACTGATTACCAAAGGTCACGGCCAGGGAATCGTCACTGAAACCGGCATGCAGACCCAACTGGGACAAATCGCTGCACTGCTTCAGGACCAGGATCAGGGGCGCACACCGCTCCAGAAACGACTGGCGACGTTCGGTCAGAAACTGGCTTATGCCATATTCGCGATCTGTATCATCGTGTTTGTCGCAGGTCTCTTACGCGGTGAACCACCCTTGCTGATGCTGCTGACCGCAATCTCGCTGGCAGTCGCCGCTATCCCCGAAGCACTGCCTGCGGTGATCACGATTTCGCTGGCACTGGGTGCACGCAAGCTGGTCAAGCAGCAGGCACTGATTCGCAAACTCCCCGCGGTAGAGACCCTGGGATCGGTCTCATATATCTGTACTGACAAGACAGGAACCCTCACCCAGAACCGGATGACGGTCGAGCAGGTTTACCTTGACAGTCAGATCCGCTCTACGGATGAACTCCCAAAAACAGAATCTGGTTCTACAACCAGCCAAAGTCTCGCTGACAAACCGCACGCGGAATTACTACTCTCTGCCCTGTCACTCTGTAACGACACACGACTGGACGGCGAGGACGAAGTTGTCGGTGATCCAACAGAAACGGCACTCTTTGAACTCGCCCGGGAAAAAGGATTCCTGCGGGATGCGCTGGAATCCGCTTTTCCCCGCCTGGCTGAAATTCCTTTCGATGCGGAACGCAAACTGATGACGACTTTTCATCCCTGGAGCGATGGAAAAGTCGTATCGATTACCAAGGGGGCTGCAGAAGAGATCGTGGCCCGAGCAACACACCTCCAAGTGAAAGAGGGACTGACTGACATCGACCAGAGCCAGGTGATGCAGCATACCGAACAGATCGCCGGCGAGGGATTAAGAACACTTGGCTTCGCTTTGCGGATCTGGGACGCGGTTCCAGAGTCACTGATCCCGGAAGAGATTGAAGCGGACCTGACCCTGGTGGGGCTGGTCGGCATGCTGGATCCTCCCCGTCCGGAAGCAGCCGAGTCGGTCGCCCTCTGTCAGACTGCAGGCATCCATCCTGTGATGATCACCGGAGACCACCCGCTGACCGCAGCAGTCATCGCCCGACGGGTGGGAATCATTGATGAAGAGGAAACGGAATCGGTCATCACCGGAAAGGAACTTCAACCGCTTACACTTGAAGAGCTGGAAGCACGGGTGGAGAAAATTCGGGTTTATGCACGCGTTTCACCGCAACAGAAACTGAAGATCGTGCAGGCCTTACAGAATCGCGGTCATTTTGTAGCCATGACTGGAGACGGCGTTAATGATGCACCGGCCTTGAAACGCGCCGACATCGGAGTCGCAATGGGCATCACCGGCACAGATGTCTCCAAGGAAGCAGCCCACATGATTCTGCTGGACGATAATTTTTCTACGATCGTCAAAACGGTCAGAGAAGGACGGCGGATCTTTGACAACATTCGCAAATTTATCAAGTACACGATGACCAGCAACCTGGGTGAAATCTGGACGATCTTTCTGGCTCCCCTGCTCGGCCTGCCGATTCCGCTGCTGCCGATTCATATTCTGTGGATTAACCTGGTAACCGATGGTATTCCCGGCCTGGCTTTGACGGCAGAGCCTGGTGAAAAAAATCTGATGCAACGGTCACCCCGTCATCCCCAGGAAAGCATTTTTGCCCACGGACTGGGCGCGCATATCATCTGGGTCGGATTATTGATGGGAGCGGTTTCGCTGTTTACGCAAGCCTGGTTTATCGATCGCAGCCCGGAACACTGGCAGACAATGGTTTTTACTGTCCTCTGTCTGAGTCAGATGGGCCATGTGCTGGCAATTCGCTCAGAACGGGAATCGTTCTTTTCGCAGGGACCGTTATCGAACAAGCCACTATTTGGTGCCGTTCTGCTGACATTCACTTTGCAGATGGCCACGATTTATATTCCGATTTTGAACGAGGTCTTCAAGACCGCCCCCTTGACGGCGGCAGAGCTGGGCATCACACTTGCGCTCTCTTCAATTGTGTTCATCGCCGTGGAAGTAGAAAAAACATTCAAGCGAAAAAAGAGCTCGCACTGA
- a CDS encoding redoxin family protein, whose product MSLFRVTGKGSQFISTRSLYSLFAIVLLSLWGSALQSAEPQSIQGSSPVQLALKPELGSADKTKQQSEKKRPPQVEILQTIEDGGGYGAELHRVSISGTARTFDGTPLKNATIYVGSAARRMPGGFEMLRGQTQTDATGHYELKEIQLLVNRERPNPIPKPAEGRFEIFGTCDGYGFTWHETCFYRPDIRPQGTKLGDKNARVTENAFYLDEPLIVDLMFDRPALLKGRITDKQGHPLANAKVQLGRIDSQRNPTGWGVRSCRFLGNDNQPIKDPFSFSSIRVLPAEFRETHTDAEGFYEFKQLRRDTSYLTRIDPGPTFDPWQSTIVTSPAEKANNKRRGAVGYSGELNREFFAPRNVTVQVVQEQTEQPVAGVLVTARSIGPIRRARIQARSDSRGNARLQLVPGEYKLIIEPQPDQPFYFQSEQFFVKEQHGPVQHTVKLRPAATVILKVVDAQTGQPIPGVRFNYESPDSSDPRPVSTQSVYVDYPKTNTAGEIQAFMTPGQRRFVVAEPLTLAQAEGSRGELIKLPAGEVTTVEFKLSQPQFVDAESFREEVKPNPDSIYPPELQLKWHRQSELLRGSTMRVTAQLMLGRQPGLDTQGLLKDLRALDSYQIPDIDALLKKHGGEIKRGGRTIMTSTGQYHKEERLYEWRKHHHDAQGRLLPDSISFRDGWETLTYDVSNNQASVYRRNFLHIHTPNDFTDWPTLRFQRPAPEDRPRPEVEIEQSGRRTIYTTQTDSESRGQKLTYLQRRVFDRDTGFIFESYLKEPTKGLEHASLYFAPQQLANGLILPRFFISWRRYQGKLNLVNVFEIEKVELFDQSPPDAFAVAIPPGAVLVDSRHISPEASRTRPGRPYTTTLRGPVTDFAAYLQRHPRHTPKLEQQVHYGRPAPEIKPARWMTREGVSSPPNTKGKVVLIDFWGTHCGPCISQLPEVRTAARYYADQPFVLIGMHDSHTSVAELQEFAQKEEIDFQLAIDRPSTRKGFFGETIRNFNVRGIPSAAVIDQQGNVAYVGYFSEALKTVDRLLKEKK is encoded by the coding sequence ATGAGTCTGTTCAGGGTTACCGGCAAGGGGTCACAATTCATATCAACGCGATCACTGTATTCACTCTTCGCGATCGTACTCTTATCGCTTTGGGGATCTGCATTACAGTCAGCAGAACCTCAAAGCATTCAGGGAAGTTCTCCAGTCCAACTGGCATTGAAACCTGAACTCGGCTCAGCCGATAAGACAAAACAGCAGTCAGAGAAAAAACGACCTCCGCAGGTAGAAATTCTACAGACTATAGAGGATGGTGGAGGCTATGGAGCAGAACTGCATCGAGTCAGCATTTCGGGAACTGCACGCACTTTTGACGGTACACCACTGAAAAATGCAACCATTTATGTGGGGTCGGCAGCCAGACGCATGCCGGGCGGCTTTGAAATGTTGCGTGGCCAGACGCAAACTGACGCAACGGGTCATTACGAACTGAAAGAAATTCAACTCCTCGTAAATCGTGAACGTCCCAATCCGATTCCGAAACCTGCAGAAGGCAGATTCGAGATCTTCGGTACCTGCGATGGATACGGTTTCACCTGGCATGAGACCTGTTTTTACCGTCCCGACATCCGCCCCCAGGGAACCAAACTGGGCGATAAAAATGCGCGTGTTACAGAGAATGCGTTTTATCTGGATGAACCGTTGATTGTCGATCTGATGTTTGACCGCCCTGCTCTGCTCAAAGGCCGCATCACCGATAAACAGGGGCACCCACTCGCCAATGCCAAAGTACAACTGGGGCGTATTGACAGTCAACGAAATCCAACAGGCTGGGGCGTGCGCTCATGCCGTTTTCTGGGAAATGACAACCAGCCGATCAAAGACCCCTTCAGTTTCTCCAGCATCCGTGTTCTGCCCGCAGAATTTCGAGAAACACACACCGATGCAGAAGGTTTCTACGAATTCAAACAACTCCGTCGTGATACCAGTTATCTTACGCGAATCGACCCTGGCCCCACTTTTGATCCCTGGCAATCCACTATAGTCACCTCTCCTGCAGAGAAGGCAAACAACAAACGTCGGGGAGCGGTAGGCTACTCGGGAGAATTGAACCGGGAGTTTTTCGCGCCCCGCAATGTAACAGTACAAGTAGTGCAAGAGCAGACTGAGCAGCCGGTCGCTGGCGTGTTGGTGACAGCGCGATCTATCGGTCCCATTCGTCGCGCCAGGATTCAAGCCCGATCGGACAGCCGGGGTAATGCCCGTCTGCAACTGGTGCCCGGCGAATACAAATTAATCATTGAGCCCCAACCGGATCAGCCATTTTATTTTCAGAGCGAACAGTTTTTCGTAAAAGAGCAGCACGGCCCTGTTCAGCATACGGTTAAATTGAGACCAGCGGCGACTGTCATCTTAAAAGTCGTCGATGCGCAGACTGGCCAGCCGATTCCCGGAGTGCGGTTTAACTATGAATCTCCCGATTCCAGCGATCCCCGGCCTGTTTCCACTCAGTCGGTCTATGTCGATTATCCAAAAACAAACACGGCCGGGGAGATCCAGGCTTTCATGACACCCGGCCAGCGACGGTTCGTCGTAGCAGAACCATTAACGCTGGCACAGGCCGAGGGGAGCCGGGGCGAATTAATCAAACTACCCGCTGGCGAAGTGACCACAGTCGAATTCAAACTGAGCCAGCCGCAATTCGTCGATGCCGAATCGTTCAGAGAAGAGGTCAAACCGAATCCCGACTCAATCTATCCACCCGAATTACAGCTGAAATGGCACAGGCAGTCAGAGCTATTGCGAGGTTCCACAATGCGGGTAACGGCGCAATTGATGCTGGGACGACAACCCGGCCTGGATACGCAAGGCCTGCTGAAAGACCTGCGTGCACTGGATTCCTACCAGATACCTGATATCGACGCGTTGCTTAAAAAACACGGCGGAGAAATCAAGCGGGGAGGCCGAACGATCATGACTTCGACCGGTCAATACCACAAAGAAGAACGCCTGTATGAATGGCGCAAGCATCACCATGATGCACAGGGGAGACTCCTGCCCGACAGTATCTCATTCCGGGATGGATGGGAGACATTAACGTATGATGTTTCCAATAATCAGGCCTCGGTGTACCGGAGAAATTTTTTACATATCCATACGCCTAATGACTTCACGGACTGGCCTACCCTGCGTTTCCAGCGTCCAGCCCCTGAAGACCGGCCCAGGCCCGAAGTGGAAATCGAACAGTCAGGGCGACGCACGATCTACACCACTCAGACGGATTCGGAAAGCCGGGGACAGAAATTAACTTATCTCCAAAGACGTGTTTTTGACCGGGACACCGGTTTCATTTTTGAAAGTTACCTGAAAGAACCAACAAAGGGCCTGGAGCACGCCTCTCTGTATTTCGCGCCACAACAACTGGCCAATGGTCTGATCTTGCCGCGATTCTTTATCAGTTGGCGACGCTATCAGGGCAAACTGAATTTAGTAAACGTCTTTGAAATTGAAAAAGTCGAACTCTTCGACCAGTCACCCCCCGATGCGTTTGCCGTAGCGATACCTCCGGGAGCGGTCTTAGTCGACTCCCGTCACATTTCTCCGGAGGCTTCCAGGACCAGACCAGGCCGTCCCTACACGACGACCTTGAGAGGCCCGGTCACAGATTTTGCCGCATATCTGCAGCGTCATCCCCGGCACACCCCGAAGCTCGAACAGCAGGTGCACTACGGCAGGCCAGCTCCTGAAATCAAACCGGCCCGCTGGATGACGCGCGAAGGTGTCTCCTCTCCGCCGAATACGAAAGGCAAGGTCGTGCTGATTGATTTCTGGGGAACCCACTGTGGCCCCTGTATCTCACAGTTGCCAGAAGTTCGGACCGCCGCCCGTTACTACGCAGACCAGCCGTTCGTGTTAATTGGCATGCACGACAGCCATACCAGCGTTGCGGAATTGCAGGAGTTCGCACAAAAAGAAGAGATCGACTTCCAGTTGGCCATCGACCGTCCTTCGACCCGCAAAGGATTCTTTGGTGAAACCATTCGCAATTTCAACGTACGCGGAATTCCCTCGGCAGCCGTCATCGATCAACAGGGAAACGTGGCGTACGTGGGGTACTTCAGTGAAGCTTTGAAGACAGTCGATCGCCTGTTGAAAGAGAAAAAGTGA